The genomic segment CACTCCTGAGGGGACAAAGACTTGCACGAAATCTTTTGGATTCAGGACTCACCTGAGCTCAGGCTCGCGATCGTGATGCGTCCGCGAGGAGAAGATTGGCTCGAAAGCGAGTTGCGGCACATGAGGGAAAACGGCATCGAGACGCTCGTCTCCATGCTTGAGCCGTTTGAAGCGCGATGGCTCGGTTTGGACGCCGAGGAGAGCACCGCACGGCAAGTCGGCCTTGAGTTCCTCTCCTATCCAATACCCGACACGTATGTGCCGGCTGACGTGCCCGGTTTTCGCGCGTTTGCCACGGATCTGGCCAGACGGCTGAAAGCGGGAGAAGTTATCGGATTCCATTGCCGCGGATGCATTGGTCGAGCCACGATCGCATCCGCATGCGCGCTCATTCATCTCGGGTGGAGTGCGCAAAAAGCTCTCCATGCCATCCGCAAGGCGCGCGGCGTCTGGGTGCCAGATACGCCCGAGCAGGAGGCTTGGATACTCGCTTACCAGGCGCAATCATGACCATGCCGACCGTCAATCTAAGCTTCCCGCATGCATGGCGAGCAGAGATTCTTGCAGCGCGGCCGATGATTCTGCCGACTCGCCACTACGTTTATCCGCAGGCCGTGGAGGAAGTGGAACGCGGCGCGCTGGAGATCGAGGTGCGAACCGCGGCCGACGCGGTTCAGCCGTTCCTGGCCACATGCGCACTGGGCTTTCGCGATCCCATCACGCCGACCGGTATCTGGTCGGCGCCCAATGAGCATGAGCTGTGCGCGGTCTCCGGTGGCTACGCGTACATCATCGACACGACGCAGCCGGAGCAGTTCACCATGATCCACTACAGGCCGGTGCTGCAGGTGCTGCCTGCGGTCGAATCCGGTTTGCTGCTGTTTGTCGGCAATCGCACGATTCTTGCATGGGGACGCGACGGGCAAGCGTGGGAGTCGCCCAAGCTCTCCGACGAGGGCATGACGATTGAGGAGATCAGCGGCGCGGTGTTGCATGGCCTCGGCTGGGACATGTTCACCGATCGAGAGGTGCCGTTCTCACTCGATCTCGAGATGGGCAGCGTCGTTCGGCAGCCTCGATAGAATTTGCCTGTGCTTCGACAGGGCGGTCTCGTATCCACGATATACGCCTTCAAACACAGCATCCCAGCTTGCCGTTTCCGCATAGCCACGCGAGGCAACACGCATCCCTTCCAGCTTCTCCGCATTACCGAGCAGTTCGGCAATCGCTGTCGCAAACTCCTCGTCGGGCACAATGCGTCCAGTTTCTCCGTCGCGCACAATCGATTTGGGGCCGCCTTCTGGAGTGACGATGGCCGGGAGGCCGCTTGCCAACGCCTCCAGCACTACATTGCCAAACGTGTCGGTGTGCGAGGGAAAGACGAAGACGTCCATGTTGGCGTAGGCCGCTGCAAGCGCGTTGCCGGTCAACACCCCGGTGAACTCAGCTCGCGGCAAGTGCTCGCGCAGCCACTGCTCTTCCGCACCATGCCCAACAATCATGAAGCGGAAATTCGTCACACCAATCTGCTCAAGCTGTTCCTGCACGGTGGCAAGCAGGGCGACATTCTTTTCGACTGAGAGCCTGCCGCAAAAGCCCAGCACATATTGCCGATCATCAGCCAAGCGCGTCCGATTGCGCGGATGAAAGAGCTCTGCATCCACGCCGCGCGGCATCAGGAAGCATTGCCGGCTTGTAGTCCGTTCGAGCATGTCGCACAACTCGAGGTTGGGGGCGAAGAGCACATCAGCAATCGAATAGATCCTCGTGGCGACCGCGAGCGACGCGCCTTCGATCTTCTGCCCGACCGCGTCGGCCTGCTCCTTCGGCAGGATCTGCAACACGTGTTGCAACCGCCGAGCTGCATACTCATGGACATTAGTGTGCCAGCTTGCCGCAAGGGGCAGATCGCGCGTATGCGCAAGCGCAGCGCCAAGCATGCCGACTTCGCTGGGGCCGGTGATGTGAATCAAATCCGGCTCGAATCGCGCGAGGGCATCCTCGATCTGCGGTAAATGGCGCATGAACGCGGGGTCGAAGCGGAGGTCCTTTTCGAGTGCGAACGACAGGAACCCGCGCGGCAACTCGAGTATCCACACATTGTCTTCCTGGGTCAGCTTCTGCTCGCGGTCGCCAGCGCGCACGCACAGAAACGGCAACCCCCGGCGCCGCGCGAACGCCTCGAAGTTGCGGCTCGTGTGCGCGACGCCGTTGATCTCATGAAACGAATCGGGGAAGTACGCGACACGGGGCACTCGATCGAAAGGCCCGCGATCGAGTAAGCCATGGCCATTGAGTTCGTGGTGAACCGCTTCTCGTTCGCTCAACCTTCCTGCTCGCCCAATGCCATGCGCAGGTCATTCGTATCGCTCCACGCGAATCTCAAGCTGCCTGAAACCGGAGCGGAGCCCATCAGCATTACCAGCCCGATCGCCCAGCGCATCGCTCTAGGCGCCGCACCCTTCGGCCATATCTCGCTCAGCGGGCGAACGACGCCATTGGAGTCGGGATGAAACGTACGCTCGTCCCAGGTACGCGATCCCTGCGGAAAATCCGGATACGTGCGGATCGCATCGAGCGTCGATTGCAGCAGGCGATGTTTCCAGGGCTGCGCATACTGAGGCATGAAGAGCACGTTGCTGCGTCGCTCGCGCCTAATTTCGTGCACGAACTCGGTGAAGTTCGCAGCGTTCGTCACGTTGATATTTCCGTTCGGCTCCACACCGTGACGATCGCCGCCTGAGATCAGCAGCATGTTCCATTTGGCCGCCAGCGAACGTACTGCGCGGTTCTCTTCCCACGGCCGCAAGCCGTTCAGTTCCAACGCGTGCAAATAGTTCCCGTTCTTCAGCAGGAATTCGTTTACAAGGAATTCATGCTTGGCGTTACCTATCAGGAACAGGTCCCACATGGGATGGTTGAACACCACCAGAACATTCGGCTCGTCATTGAGTGCAGCCAGAATCTCCGTCAGGCGCTTGTCGCTGGGATTACGCGTGTAGTCTGCCAGCGTTTGCATCCACTCCTGGGCGCGGGCGCTGGGCAGGTTGTGGATGCCGAGATGGAAATCCTGCACGCCGCCATAAGGCGCGCTCCACTCCACTGACACTGGAATCTGCCGCGCGCTGGGCACGGTGCGCAGCAGCATGGGAGCGTTGATGTTGTCGTGATCGCTGATCGAAACCATCGAGTTGAGACCGAGATCTTCGATCTGCTTGCTTTCGAGATCGAAGGCAAGCTTCGGCGTCATGGGCGGCGTCCAATAGCTGGCCGCATAATTCACGCGCAGATTGTGAAAGGTCTGTGCTCTGGTTTCGAGCCTGGTGAGAAGTGGCCGAATCAGAGGGTACTGATTTCCAAGGTTGGCCAGAAAGTCGAGTGTCTCGTGCGACTGGTTGGTGTGACTATGAAGTGAAACGCCCGCGAGATATCCTCGAGCGGCGTCCTTGTCGCGCCACAGATAAGAGACGGTTGAGTTGGGCATGTCTGCTCCTCATTCCCGCTTTCCTGTTGGATGAGTTGTGCTTACAGTCCAGTCTCCCGGATACGCGTCAATTTCCGATGAACGGAAGGCGAACGGTAGTTCAATTGCGCGCGAGAATCAAGATGGTGACGGATCGCGTGGATTCGCGAATCGAAGGCTGTAGAAGCTTGACTCAGCGAGGTGAATCCGGCGCTTAAGCGAATTTATCGGCGGGTCCTGGCCACATCGGGAGGGAGGATTTCTTCGATGCTGACGCCGGGCAGCAGTTCCGGATCGGTGCTGACTTCCGGGCGGCGGCTGCCGGCCGCCTCCGGAATCAGGTAGTTCTCAGTGAGCCCCTGCTTGAGGCATTCGAATGCCTCTTCGGGCGTGTCTGCGAACTGAAAGAGTGCAACATCGTCGGGGGAGATGGCGCCTGTATCCACCAGCGCCTGGATATTGAAAACTCTCTTCCAGTAATCCGAGCCGTACACGACGACCGTGATCTTCTTTGCCAGCTTCTCGGTTTGCGTGAGCGTGAGGATCTCGAACATCTCGTCGATGGTGCCGAATCCTCCGGGGAAAACCACCAGCGCCTTCGACAGGTACGCAAACCACAGCTTGCGCATGAAGAAGTAGTGGAACTCGAAGTTCAGCGACGGCGTGATGTAAGGGTTCGGGGCCTGCTCAAACGGAAGCCGAATGTTCAGGCCGATCGTCTTGCCGCCGGCCTCGTGCGCACCACGGTTGGCGGCTTCCATAATGCCGGGGCCGCCGCCCGATGTGACAACGAAGCGGTGGCGCCGCGACGGGATTGTCTTCGCCCATTGCGTGAGCATGAACGCCAGACGCCTTGCATCTTCGTAGTAGCGCGCCATCTCCACGGCCGCAACAGCGCGTTTGCGCTGCAGATTGCTCGCCTTGCCTTCGACAATGTCTGGAATGGTTGCCGGTTGCTCTGCGCTGGGCGCCGCTTTGGTGGCGCCGGGCTTGTCGAGCAGTTCGAGCGCGTGATCGGCTTCTTCTTTGCCGCGAAAACGCGCGGAGCCAAAAAAGACAACCGTGTCCTGGATCTGCTCTCGCCGGAAGCGCGCCAGTGGCTCGGTGTATTCAGCGAGGATGCGGATGAGGCGACCATCCGCGCTGTTCAGAAAGGTGGGATTCTCATAGGCCAGAGGCGCGCGCTCCAGAGGCGGAGGCGACATCTCGTCTGGCGGCGGTAACTTTGCTTCTGCTGCAGGCTGCACATCTGTGCCGGCCTGTACCTTGTCGGCCTTGGCATTTTCTGCGGCCGCTTGCTGACTAACTGCCATAAACTATCCGTCCCGATGGCGGATCGCATCCCTGAACGCGATCCAAAGATTCAACAACCCCAGACCCGATATGATGCCGCGCACGGCGCCATTGGCAGCATATGCGCCGATCGTTGGAAATTGATTGAACAATGGATTCTGGTCCCAGAACGCACGGAACCATGGCGCAAGGCACACAGCCAGCCCGATATAGAGCCGCAGCAGGACGCGCAAAAACAACTCAGCGCGTTCCAGCCAGCGTGGGATGCGCTGCGGACCGTGCCTGTGCCCCTGGGATTGGGGTACGGTGCCTTCGGCTGTTGGACCGGATGCGGTGCCGGGAACCTGGGGTAAAGCGGAGCCTGTCGCTGTCCCGGGCTGTGTGGCCGGGTTCGCGGGGATAGGCGTCAATTCCGGCTCCTTCGACATTCAGTAGCGTGCCCAGCTCGTCGCCAGATGTCCGTAATCAGTTGCATCTACGAACTTTGACGCGCCGGCCGGAGCTTCCGTTTGACGCGCTCTCCAACGTTGCCGAGGCAACGGGCTAGTCCCACGGTAACACAGCGCATGGATGGCGTTTGGAGCGCCGGGCCAGAGGACCCATTGAGCCGGGTTGAACGATGACCAGCGCGGGCGTATCGTTTGGAGGTCGGGGCTTCGCGCGGCGTGGGCAGCACCTGTTCCGATCGCGCAATAACTCTCCAGTAGCTGCCCCTCACGACTGCGTTGGAGAATCGTCCAATGGGCGTAAGCTATGGTGCCCATGCAGGCACAACGCCCGGGCAAGGGGGCTTCCCGTGAAAACATTCGTTGTCCTTATCGCAATTGGAATGCTGGGCTCAGGTTTAACCATCGCGCAGCAGGCCGCCCCTCCGACCCCCACCGCTTCCACTCAGTTCGATATCACTCCGCCCCATCCCTGCTCCGTTGCCGAGATGCGCGTGCGCCAGGGGGGCGGTCTGCAGATGCTCCGCTCAGCGGATGGCGATTCAAAGCCGATCATGACGCCGGGGATTACCCTCAAGTCGAAAAACGGCAGACCGCTAGTATCCGCCACAGTTACTGTTCATGGCACAGCGCCTGGATCTGCAGTTGTTCCGGCCGTTTCAGACAGCGCCAACAACCTCAATCCAAAACGTCCGCACAACATGGCCACCACGGTCCAGGTAAAGCTCAGGGAAGTGGGAGATGGCAGCTATTCAGGTGAACTGACGCTGTCGGGATTCGGTGTGATCACCACAGTCGACTTGAAGGCCATGACCTACGCCGATGGGACTAGCTGGAAGGCGCCTGCGAAGCCGGAATGCAGCGTAGCGCCCGACCCGCTGCTCCTGGTCAGCGAACGGTAGTCCAAGTCACGAATGCGGACGCCTTGCAACGTGCAGCGGGGCCTCCGCATTCGTTTGCTCTGTCGGAGCGGATTCAAACGGCAACCGGCTCCCCCTGCTCCATCGAGACAGGCTTTTCATCCGCGCTCGGACCCCAGCTTGACGGCACGGGGATATCGAGCAGGCGCAAATAGACGCAGAACTGGCCGCGATGCTGGTACCAGTGGTTCAGCATCACGTTGCGCAGAAACTGTTCGCGCGGCATGGCCAGCACTTCCCTGCCCCCCGACTCCATGCGCCAGAGTTCGTTCATGGCCGCGTCGTCAAAGCCGTGGAGAATCTCGCGGACTGCCTGGACGCTGCTTTCCAGGGTCTTCAGGATCTCCGCGACGGTGGCGGGCTGGGGGACCTTGAATTCCGGAGCCTGCGCGGGGTTATTCTGCACGAAGCGAGCCACTGCGCTGGGAACCAGCGCCAAATGCAGCGCAAGTTGGCCGGCAGTCATGGACTTGGGGTGCGGCTTCCAGGTGAGCTTGTCTTCGGGCAAGCGCTCGAGGAACCTGCGAGTGACGGGCGCCTGCTGCTCGAATTCAGCCAGTAGTGTCTGTGCGATGGACATGATTGCCTCCTATGGGAAATGGATGTGTGCGGTTAGCGCGATGCGTTACGCTCGGCGCGCAGCCGGGCCTGCTCGTGAGTGTGATTCCAGCCGGTGGTGACGCCCTTCTTGTGCTCTTCCGGGATGAGGCCGAAGGCGGAATGAGTGAACTTGATGAGGGTGCCGCCCGGGACTTCGCTGAGGCGATACTGCACATTGTTCACGACAGGGTAAGACATGAACAGCGGGCCGGCGAATTCAATCAATGCGGGCTGCTTGAGAGCTTGAACCGTCGCCCAGAAGTGGCCGTTATCGCCGCCGAGATCGCGGAACCAGCGGCCGCCGGGCCGCAACTCGAGCTTCATCGGCATCGGCGTGCCGTCGGGGTGCTCGCTCGCGGTCGTAAGCTGCTCGATGAGCGCGGCGAAAGTGGCTTCGAGCGGTGCGTTCACGTGGATTTCCTGAGTGATGTTAAGGGTAAGGTCCTCAATGCCCGGTGCCGTTGCGATCATGTTTCCCTCCTGGTTGTGTTTCAGATTTGCTCTCGGCTGCCCTCGCCATCTGCTCGGCGCGCTGTTTCACGCGCAGCAACTGGTGGCTCCAGTAGCGCTCGAATGTGGATGCCCACTCATGCAGCGGTCTGATTCCATCGGCACGCGTCTGGTAGAACCTGTGCCTGCCGTTGCGCCGCATTCGCACCAGCCCCACTTCATGAAGAACTCGCAGGTGCTTGGAGACGGACGGCTGGTCCAGGTTGAGTTGCTCAACGATGTCAGTAACGGGGCGCTCGCGGTCGAGAAGAAAGATGAGGATCTCGCGGCGGCGGGGTTCGGCGACGGCGTTGAAGACATCCGAGGTGGTTGCAGCCCTTGCCATGAAGAGAATAATGCATTCCTATATGGGCATATGTCAAGGCCAATAAATGGGGCCGCCTGCGTGAAGGTGCGAACCGGCCCCTGAGTGGCTGAAATTACAGACGGAAGTAAATGCCGATCATCGGCTCCGCCGTGTGCGTGAACCTGTCGGCGGAGGTGAACAGCTTCGTCACATCGGGAGCCTTGTAGAGGTTTCCGCGATATTGCAGGCGCACTCCGAAGTGTGGAATGACCGGCCAGTCGAGACCCGCTCCATAAACGTAAACGGCCTTGGTGTCGGTTTTGGTCTCAATGGTGGAGTCGCCGCTCTGCGGTACATTGATCAGGGCTCCCACTCCAAGCACGCCGAAAGGACGGACGCCGAGCACCTTGATCGACGGCACCCAGTCCACAGTGACTTCATGTGCGTCAGCCTTTACCGTGGCTTCGCTGATGTTTCCACAGGAAACACCACACGAATACTTCTGGTTCGCGCGGTTGAAGGAGTAGGTGCCTTCGAAGCCGACGATGGGGTTGGCGAGGTGCCGCAACTCCACGATTCCGCCAGCGCTGTTCGCGGGGCTCTGGGTGACGCCGTTCGCGTCCGTGGTTCCTGAGAACGCTCCGTAGACGCTCAGGCCTACGTCGGTCTGCGCCGATGCGCAGGTACAGCCAAGTCCTGATAAAGCAATGATCGCCAAAACTGCGGTAGAGAGTTTCATTTGCAATTGACCTCCTGAAATTGGGGATCAAAGAAATTTAAGACACTGATCCCCTTCTGTATTGGATTCAGAACAATGTTAGATGTAAACCTTTGCAGAAACGAAACCTGCCAATTTACGATTTCACCCGACATGAAAAATCTGCTTTTATGCCTGCCTCTGCTCGCCCTGTCCGCGGGTTCAATTGCAATTGCACAATCTTCCGCACCGGCCGATCCGCTGGCGCCGACGTTGGGCGTCAAGTCCGCTGCCGAAATCGACCGCGAGTGGCAACAGTCCGTCTCAAAATATGACGCGGAACGCAGCCGCCTGTTGAAGGAAGCAGACCGGCAAGCCAACGACGGTCCGTATCGCCCGGACTGGGCTACGCTGATGAAGTATCAGCAGCCACAGTGGTATAAAGACGCGAAGTTCGGCATCTTCATCCACTGGGGGGTGTACTCGGTGCCGGCTGCGGAAAATGAGTGGTATCCCAGAAATATGTACCAGACGAAAGAAGGCGCGTATAAGAACTTCCGCGAGCACTACGCGAAGGGCGATGACTCGAAGGGTTACAAGGACCTGATTCCGCTCTTCAAGGCGGAGAAGTTCGACGCGGCGGAATGGGCCAAGCTTTTCAAAGAGTCGGGCGCGCAGTACGTCGTTCCAGTGGCAGAGCATCACGATGGGTTCTCGATGTACGACTCGGGGCTCTCAGACTGGACGGTCGTCAAGATGGGTCCGAAGCGCGACACGCTGGGCGAACTGGCCAAGGCGATTCGCGCGGAAGGGCTTCACTTCGGGCTCAGCTCGCATCGCGCCGAGCACGACTTCTTCTACGACGGCGGGCGCACCATGCGCTCCGACGTGAACAATCCGAAGTATGCGTCGCTCTATGGTCCGGCGCACCAGTGGATCGATCCGGGCGGCGACGAACACAGCTTGATCAACGACTGGACCTATGTGAGCACGGCCTGGACGCAGGATTGGCTGGCGCGCGATACCGAACTGGTGGAGAAGTACAAGCCAGAGATCGTCTACTTCGACTGGTGGATCGGGCATCCGGTGTTTCGCAATGCGGTGGCTGAGTTCGCGTCGTTCTATTACAACTACGCCGCGGCCAATGGCTACACCGGCGTGATCGACTTCAAGGACTACTCGCTGAACTGGAAGGCCGGCGTGCGCGATTTTGAGCGTGGCCAGCAAGATCACATCATTGCCGACCACTGGCAGACCGATACATCCATCAGCAACAAGAGCTGGGGATATATCGAGAACGACACGTTCAAGTCGCCCGAGTTCCTGGTACATCAACTCGTCGACATCGTAAGCAAGAACGGCAACCTGCTGCTGAACTTCGGGCCGCGGTCTGACGGAACCATTCCCGACGAAATACAGAACACACTGCGCGAGATGGGGGCGTGGCTGAAGGTGAACGGCGAGGGGATCTACGGCACCACTCCGTGGAAGACCTATGGCGAGGGCCCGACAAAGGTGGTGGCCGGAGCGTTCCACGACACCGACACGAAGCCCTACACGGCCGAAGACTTCCGCTTTACGACGAAGGGTTCGACTGTATATGCGATCGGCATGGCTTGCCCGCAGGACGGGAAAGGGACGATCCACTCGCTGGGCTCATCGAGCCTTCCAATCGGCAACGTGGAGCTGCTTGGCTCAACCAGCAAGGTCACGTGGAACCAGACCGCAGAAGCGCTCGAAGTGACGCTGCCGGCAGGAGCAAGCTGCAAATACGCTTACACGCTCAAGCTCACAGCAAAGTAAGCACAAGGTCGAATCACGGCCCGCAGCCTTGTACAGAGGTTGCGGGCCGAGTTGCGTGAGAGCGGCGCAAAACTGATATCCTCCGGTTCGTGAAACGCCGAACATTTCTCAAAGCTGTTGCAGGAGCGAGTGCGATGAGCGCGCTTCGAGTCAATGCGGAGCCGGATGTGGCCACCATCGCGCACGATTCCAATCGGCCGGAATGCCACCTGCTGCCGCAGCACAACTGGATGAACGACCCCAATGGGCCGATCTTCTGGAAGGGCAAGTATCACCTCTTCTATCAGCTCAATCCGCATGCAGCGGTGTGGGGCGACATGCACTGGGGGCACGCCGTCAGCACTGACATGGTCCACTGGAAGCATCAGCCGGTTGCGATGGCGCCCACGCCCGGCGGTGCCGACAGCGAGGGATGCTTTTCGGGATCCGCCGTGGTACTCAATGGCAAGCCTACGTTCATCTACACCGGCGTGCAGAATGCGCCCAAAGAGCAGGTGACAATCCGCGACGGCAGCGACAAGCTGCGCGAGACGCAGATGATTGCCGTGGCCGAGGACGATGAACTGCTGCGCTGGAAGAAGGATGAGCAGCCCGTGATTCCGCTGCCTCCGCCGGGCGTGCAGGTGACTGGCTTCCGGGATCCTTGCCCCTGGAAGGAGCACGATGGGTGGTATCTCGGAGTGGGCTCGGGCGAGCGGGGCAAGGGCGGATGCGTGCTGCTGTACCACTCGCAGGATTTCCGGCACTGGGATTATCTGCACAAGTTGGTGGAGGGCAAGCCGAACGGCAAGCAGGCCGCAAACCCGTGCGACAGCGGCGAGATGTGGGAGTGCCCGGATTTCTTTCCGCTGGGGAAGCGGCATTGCCTCATCTATTCGACTGAAAACAAGGTGTTGTGGACGACGGGTCGCTATGACGCAGCGGCGCACATCTATACGCCCGAGCGCAGCGGCGTGCTCGACCACGGCGCGGCCTACTACGCGCCGAAGAGCTTTGTTGCGGCGGATGGACGGCGTGTTCTCTGGGGCTGGCTGCGCGAGACGCGGCCCGACGCGGAGTTTGCGGCGGCAGGCTGGTCGGGCTGCATGTCCTATCCGCGGGTGCTGACGATCGGGTCGCAAGGGCAGCTCGAAATGCAGCCGGCGAAAGAGGTGGAGCAGTTGCGCGGTCCAGTCGAGCGCGCCACTGTTACCGATGGGTCGCCGTTTCGCGGCAAGCTGGACGGGCTCCGCGGCGAGCTGAATCTGCGCAGCAATCTTCTCACCGATACGGTGACGACCGTTCGGCTGATCTCGCGTGGGCAGGCAGCGTGGGAGCTGACGGTGGACGTGCCTGCAAAGACGGTCCGCTGCGGCGAACTGGAATTTCCCTTTCCCGGGTTGCCGTGGCCGCACCCCGACTTGCGGATGTTCCTCGACGGTTCGGTGATCGAGTCGTTCATTGGAGCGCGCGAGGCGCTGACCAGCCGTGTGTACGGAATGAAACCAGGTGAGACGGAGCTTGAGGTCAGCGTGAAGGGAAAGGGCCAAATCAAATTGCAGACGTGGCCCTTGAAGGCGATCTCCGCGGACAGGCTGACGAGCTGAGTCTTAGACTAGCGCCGCTAACTCCGCTGTCTTAGTCCAGCTTTGGGTGCTGCTTGTGGAAGTCCGTAGCTTCCTGGTAAGCGCGGCCAAAGGCGGCGAGCTTCGCATCCTGATAGAGGCCAGCGAGAAACGTGATGGACACCGGAGTACCAGGACCTCCGATGTTGTCGTCGTTGCCGTCATCTTCCTTGGGAGGGTGTGGGGCGTCAGGGCCTCGGAAGCCATTGGGGACGATCAATGCGGGGTGACCAGTGAGGTTGGTGGCCACCAGTTGCTGGCTTTCCGTTGGTGCGACGATGATGTCGACCTTTTCAAAAAGCGCTGACACCTGCCGGCAGGCAAGCGTGCGCGCCCGGGCGGCCTGGATGTATTCGACCGCGGGGAAGAAGCGGGCGGTGCGGAAGGAGTTGGGCCAGTCATCGGCGCTCTGCTCGGTGAGGAGCTTGTCGCGGCCGGAGAGGGTGAGGTCGTCGAATGCCGCAGCGGCTTCGCATTCGAGCATGGTGACCATGGCGCCGTAGGGAAGCTTGGGCAGCTCAACGGGGATGAGATTCACGCCCATGCTCTTGAGCTTGTCGAGTGCGGCTAACTGGAACTTGTGGTCGTAGGCCACGCGGGTGCTGCGGGCCTGCATGTATGCGTTGCGCTCTTCGCGTTTCTTCTTGTCTTCGGCGGATTCGGTGGCCGGCGCCTGATCCGGCTTGAACGGCTTGGGGTCGTCGAAGTCAGATTTGAGGTAGCCGACGCGGAGCGAGCGCCAGTCGAACGCCGGGTTCCAAAGGAAGTTCGCGTAGGGGTATACGGATGTGTCCTTTCCGTCCTGACCGTGGATTACGCCGAGGACCAGCGCGCAATCCTCAGCGGTGCGGCAGATGGGCCCCAGCTTGTCCATCGTCCAACTCAGGGCCATGGCGCCAGTGCGAGGTACAAGGCCGAAACTGGGGCGGAGGCCAGAGTCGCCGCAGCGTGTGGAGGGCGAGGCGATGGAGCCCAGCGTCTCCGAGCCCAGCGCAAAGGCGACGCAGCCGGCAGCAACGGCCGATGCCGATCCGGCAGACGAACCGCTCGATCCCTGCTTGGGGTTCCATGGATTGCGGGTGCGCCCACCGAACCACTTGTCACCCATGGCAAGTGCGCCCAGAGTGAACTTGGCCACGAGGACTGCCCCGGCTTCGTCGAGCCGCTGCACCACGGTTGCATCCTCGTCAAACGACTGATGCTCGAACCCACCCGCGCCCCATGTCGTTGGATAGCCGTTCACCGCGAGGAGGTCCTTTGCGCCCCATGGAATCCCGTGCAGCGGTCCCCGGTATTTGCCGGCCGCGATCTCTTCGTCGGCTTTCTTTGCCTGAGCAAGCGCGCGGTCTTCGGTGAGCGTGATAACGAAGTGGAGCTT from the Occallatibacter riparius genome contains:
- a CDS encoding amidase — its product is MTLDRRSFLSACSRAGVASALFPGVLYTLATQSAQAQESDSTDQSKPPKITPEMIDQAAILAGIGPFTDEQKKMMIDGLVDRNGSMKAIRKLKLPNSVAPSFVFHPQPARGEVTHAHKNVQVLAPKAGTAPTGMIGWAADESATAPSNIEDLAFASVSHLASLLKLRKITSTDLTKLYLARLKRYDPKLHFVITLTEDRALAQAKKADEEIAAGKYRGPLHGIPWGAKDLLAVNGYPTTWGAGGFEHQSFDEDATVVQRLDEAGAVLVAKFTLGALAMGDKWFGGRTRNPWNPKQGSSGSSAGSASAVAAGCVAFALGSETLGSIASPSTRCGDSGLRPSFGLVPRTGAMALSWTMDKLGPICRTAEDCALVLGVIHGQDGKDTSVYPYANFLWNPAFDWRSLRVGYLKSDFDDPKPFKPDQAPATESAEDKKKREERNAYMQARSTRVAYDHKFQLAALDKLKSMGVNLIPVELPKLPYGAMVTMLECEAAAAFDDLTLSGRDKLLTEQSADDWPNSFRTARFFPAVEYIQAARARTLACRQVSALFEKVDIIVAPTESQQLVATNLTGHPALIVPNGFRGPDAPHPPKEDDGNDDNIGGPGTPVSITFLAGLYQDAKLAAFGRAYQEATDFHKQHPKLD